A DNA window from Sulfurimonas hongkongensis contains the following coding sequences:
- the brnA gene encoding type II toxin-antitoxin system BrnA family antitoxin — protein MKAEEFDKIFDENEKDIIDYLDLSTIKRPNLEPKRINIDFPTWMVKKLDEEAQHIGVSRQAIIKTWLADKIMQIEHHKEAV, from the coding sequence ATGAAAGCTGAAGAATTTGACAAAATCTTTGATGAAAATGAGAAAGATATAATAGATTATCTTGATTTATCAACGATTAAACGACCTAACTTAGAACCAAAAAGAATTAATATTGACTTTCCTACATGGATGGTTAAAAAACTTGATGAAGAAGCACAACACATTGGAGTAAGTCGTCAAGCAATCATAAAAACTTGGTTAGCTGACAAAATTATGCAAATTGAACATCACAAAGAAGCTGTATAA